A region from the Methanothermobacter tenebrarum genome encodes:
- a CDS encoding MFS transporter — protein sequence MASSINVALPSLGSDLGMDPFILAWVPTIYLLAVAVLLIPMGRLADIYGRRRVFQFGIIIFTVSSIFAGFSISAEMLLLLRVIQGVGGAMIFSNVSAIIYSVFPPFERGYALGWAATGTYFGLFFGPTLGGFLTQYFGWRSIFYFNVPLGVICAYATGRIVSEWREAEDEEFDLLGAFLMALSLIFVLVGFSSIIFYYGFLLFVVGIFLLYFLYRYECGCESPLFDFELFENRSFTWNGFTTFISYFAGYPVVFLLSLYLQYFHSLDPWRTGVILSIQAFLIALVSPVAGKFSDRMSPRIIAAVGLLVIILAMLIFSFSRFLCWIIIGLVFMGVGFGFFSVSNSKLVMGSVERKFWGVASATLVTFRVLGQLIGMGLIVLLVNVYLGGGSVANNGSFRALMIVSFILFVLLLVVGLVLTLKAK from the coding sequence GTGGCTTCATCCATAAATGTGGCCCTTCCGAGTTTGGGTTCTGACCTTGGTATGGACCCTTTTATACTTGCATGGGTGCCTACTATCTATTTACTTGCTGTGGCTGTTTTACTTATCCCCATGGGCCGTCTTGCTGATATTTATGGTAGGAGGAGGGTATTCCAGTTTGGTATTATAATTTTCACGGTTTCTTCTATATTCGCTGGATTTTCTATTTCTGCAGAAATGCTTTTATTGCTTAGGGTTATTCAAGGTGTTGGGGGTGCTATGATTTTTAGTAATGTTTCAGCTATTATATATTCTGTTTTCCCACCATTTGAGAGGGGTTATGCTCTTGGATGGGCTGCTACTGGGACTTATTTCGGATTATTTTTCGGCCCCACCCTTGGAGGTTTTTTAACCCAATATTTTGGTTGGAGGAGTATTTTCTATTTTAACGTCCCATTGGGTGTTATTTGCGCCTATGCCACTGGTAGGATAGTATCTGAGTGGAGAGAGGCTGAAGATGAGGAATTTGATCTTCTAGGCGCGTTTTTAATGGCCCTTTCTCTGATTTTTGTTTTGGTGGGTTTTTCATCAATCATTTTCTATTATGGTTTTTTACTTTTTGTTGTGGGAATTTTCTTGTTATATTTTCTTTATAGGTATGAGTGTGGATGTGAGAGTCCATTATTTGACTTTGAATTGTTCGAAAATAGAAGTTTCACATGGAATGGTTTCACAACTTTTATAAGCTATTTTGCAGGGTATCCTGTGGTTTTCCTTTTGAGTTTGTATCTTCAATATTTTCATAGTTTGGATCCTTGGAGGACTGGTGTTATACTCTCTATCCAAGCTTTTCTTATAGCATTGGTGTCCCCTGTAGCTGGGAAATTTTCAGATAGGATGAGTCCAAGGATAATTGCCGCGGTGGGTTTGCTTGTCATAATCTTGGCTATGCTTATCTTTTCATTTTCAAGGTTTCTTTGTTGGATTATCATTGGTTTGGTTTTTATGGGTGTGGGTTTCGGGTTCTTTTCGGTTTCGAATAGTAAACTTGTCATGGGCTCTGTGGAAAGAAAGTTTTGGGGAGTGGCATCAGCGACCCTTGTAACATTTAGGGTGTTAGGTCAACTTATTGGCATGGGTTTAATAGTTCTTCTCGTTAATGTATATCTTGGTGGGGGATCTGTAGCTAATAATGGATCTTTCCGGGCTCTTATGATTGTCTCATTTATATTATTTGTCCTACTTTTGGTTGTGGGGCTCGTGTTAACATTGAAGGCTAAATAA
- the galE gene encoding UDP-glucose 4-epimerase GalE: MIFIVGGAGYIGSHVNKFLSKKGYKTLILDNLSKGHEEFVKWGEFIKGDLKDKRLLDKIFKEYNITTVMHFAALTDVRESIKDPGSYYRNNVKNTLNLLDAMQKNNINRFIFSSTCAVYGDPIETPITEDHPCNPISPYGRSKLMIEKILEDYSNAYDFNYVSLRYFNAAGADPQTEIGEWHEPETHLIPIILDVAIGKRENVQIFGTDYPTPNGTCIRDYIHVMDLADAHYKALKLLEEDKSEIFNLGNGDGFSVKEIIETCREVTGEEIPTIESDRRPGDPPILIGSSKKAKRILRWEPEFSDIKDIIETAWEWHQKLNNEII, encoded by the coding sequence ATGATATTCATTGTTGGTGGTGCGGGTTACATCGGATCCCATGTTAACAAATTTTTATCAAAGAAAGGATATAAGACGCTAATACTTGATAATCTGAGTAAAGGACATGAAGAATTTGTTAAATGGGGAGAATTCATAAAAGGAGACCTTAAAGATAAAAGACTCCTTGATAAGATCTTCAAGGAATATAATATAACTACAGTAATGCACTTCGCAGCCCTCACCGATGTAAGAGAATCTATCAAAGACCCAGGATCATATTACAGGAACAATGTCAAGAATACATTAAATCTCCTAGATGCCATGCAAAAGAATAATATTAACAGATTCATTTTCTCATCTACTTGTGCAGTCTATGGAGATCCCATAGAAACTCCAATAACCGAAGACCACCCGTGCAATCCCATAAGCCCCTATGGCCGCTCCAAGCTCATGATAGAAAAAATCCTAGAAGATTATAGTAACGCATATGATTTCAATTATGTCTCACTAAGATACTTTAACGCCGCTGGCGCAGACCCCCAAACCGAGATAGGGGAATGGCACGAACCAGAAACCCACCTAATACCAATAATATTAGATGTTGCAATTGGTAAAAGGGAAAATGTTCAAATCTTTGGCACAGATTACCCAACACCAAACGGCACATGTATAAGAGATTACATCCATGTAATGGACCTTGCAGATGCACATTACAAGGCCCTCAAACTCCTAGAAGAGGATAAAAGCGAAATCTTCAACCTAGGCAATGGTGATGGATTCTCAGTGAAAGAGATTATAGAAACTTGCAGAGAAGTCACAGGGGAAGAAATACCCACAATAGAATCGGATAGAAGACCAGGAGACCCACCAATACTGATCGGAAGCTCAAAAAAGGCCAAGAGGATCCTCAGATGGGAGCCAGAGTTCTCTGATATAAAAGACATAATTGAAACAGCATGGGAATGGCACCAGAAACTTAACAATGAAATTATTTAG
- the cofC gene encoding 2-phospho-L-lactate guanylyltransferase — MKIYGIIPVSPFAHAKTRLSPTLSPSERKNLLKVMLKDVTKSLKENVDEVIVISADKEVLHFADELKVQTLKEKGQTDLNGALEQAVEWCESKCDKVIIVPSDVPLIGKANIKGLIQDAEKYDIIIAPAKGGGTNALLFPPRTIKLRFGDCSFFEHIKEAKRLKLSIKIHDSFYLSLDVNTAEDLGEIILHGKNTYTRSYLEDLKLKVKPSRGAERLRIEKESKG, encoded by the coding sequence ATGAAAATTTATGGAATCATCCCTGTCTCACCATTCGCACATGCAAAGACAAGACTCTCACCAACGCTATCACCATCAGAAAGAAAAAACCTCCTAAAGGTCATGCTAAAAGACGTTACAAAAAGCCTGAAAGAAAATGTAGATGAAGTAATTGTCATAAGCGCCGACAAGGAAGTTCTCCACTTCGCAGATGAATTAAAAGTCCAAACACTCAAAGAAAAAGGCCAAACAGACCTCAACGGGGCCCTAGAGCAGGCAGTCGAATGGTGCGAATCTAAATGTGATAAAGTCATAATAGTACCCTCAGACGTGCCACTAATCGGTAAAGCCAACATAAAAGGCCTAATACAAGACGCGGAAAAATATGATATTATAATAGCCCCCGCCAAGGGTGGTGGGACAAACGCCCTCCTATTCCCCCCAAGGACTATAAAATTGCGCTTCGGGGACTGCAGCTTCTTCGAACATATAAAAGAGGCTAAAAGATTAAAACTCTCCATCAAAATCCATGATTCGTTCTACCTATCACTAGATGTTAACACAGCCGAAGACCTCGGCGAAATAATACTCCATGGAAAAAACACCTACACAAGATCCTATCTAGAAGATCTTAAATTAAAAGTGAAGCCATCTCGAGGCGCTGAAAGACTCCGAATAGAAAAAGAATCCAAAGGGTAA
- a CDS encoding adenylosuccinate synthetase has product MTCTVLVGGGWGDEGKGKCITYLCYHDKPSIIARAGVGPNAGHSVEFKGEKYALRLTPSGFVHRDAKLLIGAGVLIDPEVFLYEMENLKKYNVRGRTFIDYRCAIIEEKHKIQDRSSDYLSKKIGSTGTGCGPANAERVMRTAKLAKEIPELEEYLTDVPLEINKTLDEGDDVFIEGSQGFGLSLYYGTYPYVTSKDTTASTAAADVGVGPTRIDEVITVFKAYATRVGKGPFPTEISQEEAEKMGLEEYGTVTGRRRRIGLFDMDMARESCMINGTTQIAVTCVDRLYPRCERVREYSKLSGDAKRFIEEIEDATGVPVTIISTGPDLEDTIDLRSELL; this is encoded by the coding sequence ATGACATGTACTGTGCTAGTAGGTGGCGGATGGGGTGACGAAGGTAAAGGAAAATGTATAACATACCTCTGTTACCATGATAAACCATCCATAATTGCCAGGGCTGGTGTAGGACCCAACGCAGGGCACTCAGTAGAATTCAAAGGCGAAAAGTACGCCTTAAGACTTACACCATCCGGTTTTGTTCATAGAGACGCTAAACTGCTAATTGGAGCTGGTGTACTAATAGACCCTGAAGTCTTCCTCTATGAAATGGAAAATCTGAAAAAATATAACGTTCGAGGAAGAACCTTCATAGACTATAGATGCGCCATCATCGAAGAAAAACATAAAATCCAAGACAGATCATCTGATTACTTGTCAAAGAAGATAGGAAGTACAGGTACAGGTTGCGGTCCTGCAAATGCAGAACGAGTCATGAGAACAGCCAAACTTGCAAAGGAAATACCCGAACTGGAAGAATATTTGACCGACGTCCCCCTCGAAATAAACAAGACCCTTGACGAAGGCGATGATGTTTTCATTGAAGGTTCACAAGGCTTTGGCCTCTCACTCTATTATGGAACCTATCCCTATGTCACTAGTAAGGACACCACCGCAAGCACAGCCGCAGCTGATGTAGGTGTCGGGCCAACACGCATAGACGAGGTTATAACAGTATTCAAAGCATATGCCACTAGAGTGGGTAAAGGGCCGTTTCCCACAGAGATAAGCCAGGAAGAAGCCGAGAAGATGGGATTAGAAGAGTATGGTACCGTTACTGGTAGGAGGAGGAGGATAGGCCTCTTTGACATGGACATGGCAAGGGAATCATGCATGATAAATGGTACAACACAGATAGCGGTTACTTGTGTCGATCGTTTATATCCAAGATGTGAAAGGGTCCGTGAATATTCCAAGCTCTCAGGCGATGCTAAAAGGTTCATTGAAGAGATAGAGGATGCTACAGGAGTTCCAGTAACTATAATATCCACCGGTCCAGATCTTGAGGATACTATTGATTTAAGGAGTGAACTTTTATAG
- a CDS encoding DUF4064 domain-containing protein: MVEEVQNSRILELVLGIIGSIFGLLGGLFAIFFSVFRSEALYLGISAIMASILGIIGAVYVRENPRNGGILLIVSAVWLLISISAVAIPGTIFLGISGILAIIRR; the protein is encoded by the coding sequence TTGGTTGAGGAAGTGCAAAATTCTAGGATACTTGAACTGGTGCTTGGGATAATTGGGAGCATCTTCGGACTCCTTGGCGGCCTTTTTGCAATCTTTTTTTCAGTGTTCAGATCGGAGGCGCTCTATCTTGGTATAAGCGCAATAATGGCGTCTATCCTTGGTATAATAGGGGCTGTTTATGTGCGTGAAAATCCAAGAAACGGCGGTATACTCTTGATTGTGAGTGCTGTATGGCTCTTGATAAGCATATCAGCGGTTGCGATCCCGGGGACAATATTCTTGGGTATAAGCGGTATTCTAGCCATTATAAGGAGGTGA
- the thiD gene encoding bifunctional hydroxymethylpyrimidine kinase/phosphomethylpyrimidine kinase, whose product MIALTIAGFDPSAGAGILNDVKTFSALKVYGAAAITALTAQNPNRVASIYPLPPSFIEEQIDLIMEYLPIEYAKTGMLYSEDIIKTVAKKIREYKLKTVTDPVMIAESGSPLAIEGMIKAFKKYLLKESILVTPNLQEAEALSNTRIRTIKDAEQAAEKIGKKCNVIITGGHLEGKNIFFDGKVKIFEEKLIKSKNTHGSGCSFSAAIVAYLTRGHNLEESIKMATRFVKEAIRHGKWGTLNQFWKL is encoded by the coding sequence ATGATCGCATTAACAATCGCAGGATTCGACCCATCCGCCGGCGCAGGCATCCTAAACGATGTTAAAACATTCTCAGCCCTCAAAGTTTACGGGGCAGCTGCCATAACAGCCCTAACAGCCCAAAATCCAAATAGAGTTGCCAGCATATACCCTCTACCTCCAAGTTTCATAGAAGAACAAATAGACCTAATCATGGAATACTTACCCATAGAATACGCGAAAACAGGAATGCTATATTCAGAGGATATCATAAAAACAGTTGCAAAGAAGATACGAGAATACAAGCTTAAAACAGTCACAGACCCCGTGATGATAGCAGAATCAGGCTCCCCGCTAGCAATAGAAGGGATGATAAAAGCTTTTAAAAAATACCTACTCAAAGAATCCATACTAGTAACACCCAACCTACAAGAAGCAGAAGCATTATCCAACACAAGAATAAGAACAATTAAAGATGCTGAACAAGCCGCTGAAAAAATAGGCAAAAAATGCAATGTAATAATCACAGGAGGCCACCTAGAGGGTAAAAACATATTCTTCGATGGTAAAGTCAAAATATTCGAAGAGAAGTTAATCAAGAGCAAGAATACCCATGGAAGTGGGTGCTCATTTTCAGCGGCTATAGTCGCCTACCTAACAAGAGGCCATAACCTAGAAGAGAGTATAAAAATGGCTACAAGGTTTGTAAAGGAAGCCATACGCCATGGCAAGTGGGGGACACTCAACCAATTCTGGAAACTATAA
- a CDS encoding metal-dependent hydrolase produces the protein MDVLAHIFIPLTIVYFLKKKSNPYYILTLAFFGLLPDLDKVMGLPGVLHSIITLTIIILPIFIIEKIAKRSWIYTSIIAFFIFSHLLLDLLDASPIFPFYPFSNIGIIIEFPLRISFNGPSFSFIGSLIQVTYTRLETGFNTYNGIISGFGITSALLFITLFIITKKAGKNQ, from the coding sequence ATGGATGTACTAGCTCATATATTCATACCCTTGACAATAGTGTATTTCCTAAAAAAGAAATCCAACCCATACTATATCCTCACTTTAGCCTTCTTTGGTCTACTCCCAGACCTCGACAAGGTCATGGGATTGCCAGGTGTCCTACATTCCATCATTACACTAACGATCATCATATTACCCATTTTTATAATCGAAAAAATCGCAAAAAGATCCTGGATCTATACAAGTATAATAGCCTTCTTCATATTCTCCCATCTCTTACTAGACCTCCTAGACGCTTCCCCAATATTCCCATTCTACCCATTCTCAAATATTGGCATAATAATAGAATTCCCCCTAAGAATATCCTTTAATGGCCCCAGTTTCTCATTCATAGGCTCTCTCATACAAGTAACCTACACTAGACTCGAAACAGGTTTTAACACATATAACGGGATTATATCAGGTTTTGGGATAACCTCAGCCCTCCTATTCATCACACTATTTATAATAACAAAAAAAGCGGGAAAGAACCAGTAA